atgcgtgtgtgctgacgtggtTGTATCCGTTCTCGTTTTCCaggtgaatgagaccaaattacgtctcatctagatgagttctaggtACTCCCAAACATTAATCTGACAGAAGATACACAAACCAAAATAGTCTGCAAACTCAGGATACTTACGATCGGGAGTGGGCAACGGCTGCTTTGCCATCAGATCTACGGCGGCCTGTAGATGCTCCATCGCCGTCATGGATGGAGGGCCGGCCGGCAACGGAGGCTGCGCCATGGTTGTGGATGCCCCCGCAAATTGCATCGCCGGGCGCGTCAGGGGGTGACCATGCGGGGCGGTCGGCGCGCCTTGCTGCGGAACTATCACAGGCGCACCTTCTTGCGGCGCTGGCACCGCCATGTCCGCGCCCTGCTGCAGGACCGTCTCCACCAGACgctcggcgcggcggcggcgccgtaAGTACACGGCGGGCTGCTGCGGGGCCAACTCCATCACGGGCGACCCGTGCTGGGTTGGGAGCGCCCCAGTAGCTCGAGACGCCCCTGCGGACACAGCGACGGTATCCTGGTGGACCTGGTCGGCGGCTAACATGGACGAACTGGGGGCGGCCACCGCGGCTGGCTGAATCGGGTCGGCGGAGTTGCGGGCGGCCATCTGTGGCGGATGGTGATTAGTGGCGGAGCGAACAAGGGTTTCGTGGGGCGGCGGCTGAGGGTGGGAGGAGGAGCGGGCTAGGGCAAGGGAGAACGGGGCATCCTTATAAATGCGGCGTGCTCCAGGTTGCCGGTTTTGGCATCAGCCAGCGGTGTCGCCGATGGAGGAAAGAAACGCGGCGAGTGTGAGCGCGAGGGTGGGTGGGGATTTAGCGGGTTTTGGAAGCTGGGCCTGCGTGGGTCTATACTCtattctttttttttttcttGAGGGATGTCTATACTCTATTCTAGTGCCACCTTTCTGGGCGATATAAGCCCAGTAGCCTGCTCGGAATGTTTTGGGTTGGGTCGTATTGCATTTTTTCGATTTTCAGGCAAGCAAGAGAATGGGACTGACGACTCGAGCTTGGGTTTTCTTCTCCCGGGGCAATTCTGTCGCCGCCGTCGAGCTTTTCCCTTCCCTCCCCTGATCACACCTCTGGTCTTGACTCGGGCCGTTCTCGGGGTGACCCAAGGTCACCGCCAGGCCTAGGTCGACTCCTCAGCCGTGAGAAGGGAGTTAGGGCTCCTGCAACACCCGATTGGATCTAAAGTCGGGTTAGGGTTCCAGAGTTATGGTAGCGGACAGCTCCTCGATGGCAGGGGCGCCGGGAGGAAACCCCGCTGGTGAGATAGCAAAGATGATGGCGGAGCTTGGACTTCGCGAGGAAGACTTGGACGACGTCGTCTACGATGAGAAAGAGGCACCTCTAGAGGCTGCGAGATGTATCGCCATAGCCCGTGTCCACATCAACAAGCCCTACAGCCAGTTCTGGTTCTTCAAGAATATGCGAGCGGCATGGGATCTAGCGCATGACTGCAAGTTCCGTTCTCTGGAAGACAATCTTTACACTGTGCAATTCTCCTGCTTGGGGGACTGGGAGCGGGTCATGTAGGACGGCCTGTGGAACTTCCATGGAAACGCAGTGATCCTCGCGACATATGATGTGGTCACTTAGCCGTCCATGGTGGCCCTGGATAGAATGGATATATGGGTTCAGATCCATGACGTCCCAGACAAGTATGCCCATCTGGTCAAAGCTCTTGCTGGAAAGGTGGGTGAGGTTATCTTCACGGAGCCACAATCTCAGGACTTTGTGGGTAATTTCTACCGGGTGTGGGTCAAGCTCAATGTTTTCAAACCGCTGAAGAATGCGGTCTCGATGATCAGAGATGGTGAGCGCCAAATTTACAGGGTCAAGTATGAAAAACTCCCTGATTGGTGTGCTGTGTGCGGGCATCTTGGCCACATTTTCAAGGAACACGATGACGGTATACACGCACCAGAAACACTGTTCTTCAAAGACCTCCGTGCGTCATGGGCTATGAGGACAAGAGCCGACCCTAGTGGTGGGCGTGgacaaaggggaggaagaggccGTGCTGGCTGAGCCAGTGCAAGGaccgggagagagagagagggatgcagagGATTTTGTGACTGTTCACGTAAGCGACCCTGTTGTGGCTGCTGACACAGAGATGCTGGATGCAAACCGGAAAAGGAGTGACAGAGATGCTATACTGAACTTGAAGGACCAGGCCCCGTCTGATCTTAACGACAACCACCTAGCGATTGAGCCAGTAGGTGGGAATCCGGTCAGCCCACCCTCGAAGCGGGACCCAAAAAGGGTCAAGGCCAATGAAGGCAAGGATGGAACCAGTGTTGCTGCAAAATCAAGTTTGGTGGGCCCTAGCGACGGGCGCCGCCGGGCCCAATGAGTGTCCTAGCTTGGAACTGCCGCGGCGCTGGCAAACCGGCGACAGTTCGAGAGCTTCGCGATATGGCGAGGCAGTTTGCCCCCTCGATTCTCTGCATCTTAGAAACCCAGATCGAGGGATCTCGAGTAGAGAGTTTGTCTAGTACTTTAAATTTTGATAATAGTTTTGCAGTTAGTAGCACTGGTAGGAGTGGTGGTCTTGGCATTTTTTGGAATAATTCAATAAAGGTAGAAATTGTTGGTTACTCGGAGTATCATATTGATGTGTTGGTTGATGATCTAGTTGACACTAGAACACGGGTGACGTTTGTTTATGGAGAAGCGCAGGTTCCGGAGAGGTACAAAACTTGGGACATGCTCCGAGGCATTGCAAGCAATAGCAATCTCCCCTGAGCTGTTATCGGCGATGAACAGGATGGAGTAGGCCAGCGTAGCCAGGCCCAGATGGATGCCTTCCGCGATGGTTTGGACACATCCGGACTGACGGATATTGGCTATACAGGCAAGGGATGGACTTTTGAGAAAAAAAGTAACAGGGGGCTCGTTTACTCGGGTCCGGCTAGACAGATGTGTGGCTAATACCGCATGGTGTATGGCGTTCCCATTGCATGCACTTGAGCACAAAGGAGCAGCAACATCCGATCACATCCCCATCCTGCTCAAATATCATGACGTCCATGCATGCAGAAGAGCACCCAAAGCTTTCAAGTATGAGCTGATGTGGGAAAGAGATCCAGATTTGTTTAATTGTGTGGGCACGGGTTGGAAGGAAAAACCAGCGGGTTCGGTTGCAGATATGCATGGAAAGCTGCAACACTTGGCCGTAAATCTAGCATATTGGGATCGGATGCATTTTGGATCTGTCAGGGGTGAGATAAGCCAGCTGCAGACGGAGCTTGATAGACTGCGGGGGATCCCAGGACGATCGGGACCCACGCACAGGGAGCTGAAAATAAAAGAGCGCCTGGTGGAGCTCTACCACCGAGAAGAACTGCTGTGGCGCCAACAGGCCCGATTAGAATGGCTTCAGCATGGTGACAAAACTACCTACTTCTTTCATCTTAGAGCAAGCAGAAGGCGCAGGAAAAATTAAAGGAACATTTACATCTATGCCTTAACTCGAacccactactcagttttgcccctaatttttaggtatgctcagttttgcccctccgccgttagtttcacttatagaaatgcccttctctgccgttaccgtccggtcaaaggTCTTTGACCGTcctaaaaaaatagcaaaaaaattcAACAAAAATTGAAACTTTGTGGGATCGAAGATACTCATGTCTGCAAGGCGTGTACAAATTTTCATGCCGTTCGGACACCCTGGGAGCTCGTGCCAAAGGAAAACATAAATTTTGTACGCATGCGAacaataaattcaaaaaaatagaaaaataaatcaaaaaaatatgaaatttcGTGGGACTGAAGATATTCAGGTGCGCAAGATGTGTGCACATTTTTGTTGTGTTTGGACATCGTAGGAGCTCGTGGAGAAAAAAACAAATTTTAGctcaaaaaactttgaaaaaatgCACTATTTTGTTTTTTTCTCTAGAGCGTCTCGTACGTCATTTGATCACCAAAACTTGCAAGCACATTGTGCACTCAAGCCTCTTTGACGCCAaataaattcaattttttttgaacttttttgctatttttttgaatttactgttcatagGCATAAATTATTTTTGTTTTCCTTTGCCACGAGCTCCCGGAGTGTCCAACCAACACAAAAATGTGCACGCGCCTTGCGGAGATGACTATCTTTGATCCCAccaaatttcatatttttttgattttttttgctattttttctgGATGGTCAAAGTACTTTGACCGGACGGTAACGGCGCAAaagggcatttctataagtgACACTAACGACggaggggcaaaactgagcatacctgaaaattaggggcaaaactgagtagtgggtTCGAGTTAGGGGCAGAACTGAAATTGGCCCAAAATTAAATTAAAGATTTGCAACGCCCGGATGGCCAGTTAACAGACGACGCGGTGGAAATGGAAGCATTGGCTAAAACCTTTTATACAAATATGTACACGTCTGGGGGAGTCAATGATATGGACCAGGTTCTTGATACAGTGCCATGCAGGGTCACATCCGATAGGAATGATAAGTTAAATGCTCCGTACAATTCGCAGGAGGATAAAAATGCGCTTTTTCAGATGTTCCCGTTAAAAGCCCCGGGGCCTAATGGTTTTCCGGCGCATTTTTTCCAGTGTCATTGGGATGTGTGTGGCAAAGAGGTGACTAGGGCGGTGCTGAGAATTGTAATGGGCACTGAATCAGCAGAATGCATCAATGAGACCATATTGGTTCTGATCCCGAAGGTAAAAAACCGTACCCTCTTGTCACAATTTCGGCCCATTAGTCTATGCAACATGTTGTATAAAATTGCATCCAAGATCATCTCAAACCGATTGAAACTAGTTCTGCCTGATATAATTTCTGAGGAGCAGTCTGCTTTTTTCCCTGGGAGATTGATAACAGATAACATAATAACTGCTTATGAATGCCTTCATTTTATGAAACGCAACAAGGCCAAGGGAAATCAACATTGTGCTGTTAAGCTTGATATGATGAAGGCCTATGATAAGGTGGAATGGACTTATCTTAGAGCAATTATGCTCAAATTGGGCTTCACCACCAATTGGGTCGACATAGTAATGGGACTGGTAAGCACTGTCAAATTTTCAGTGTTATTCAATGGGAAGAAGTTGCAGGAGTTCAAACCTTCTTGTGGTATACGACAAGGGGACCCCATATCCCCATACCTGTTCTTGATTGCGgcagagggcctttcgtgcctccTAAAATCTAGAAGTGAGTCATCAAATCTTCATGGTCTGAAAGTGGCGCCCATGGCACCACTAGTCAACCATCTATTATCTGCAGATGACAGCCTGCTGTTTTTCAAGGAGAATGGTATGGGTGCTCAGGAGGTGCACCAGCTGTTGGACATATATTGTAATGCTACTGGTCAGCGTATCAATTATGATAAGTCTTCAATCTTTTTTAGTAAGGGAGTTCCAGAGGCGGTGAGAGCTGAAATTAAAGGAATCCTTAACGTGCCAAGTGAAACCCTCAATGAGAAATACTTGGGCATGCCATCTGAAATTGGGACATCAAAGAATGGGGATTTTAAATATTTGAAGGACAGATTGTGGAACAAGATACAGGGTTGGATAGAGAGAACAATGTCATCTGCTGGGAAGGTAGTTCTGGTGAAAGCAGTAGCTCAGGCAGTACCAGTTTTCTCTATGTCTTGTTTTAAATTGCCTAGAGGGCTTTGCGAGCATCTCAATATGTTAATTCATTAATTTTTGTGGGGCAGCAAACATGGTCATCGTAAACCACATTGGGTCTCGTGGAAGGAAATGACTAAACCAAAAGGCATGGGTGGCTTGGGTTTCAAAGATTTTGAACTGTTCAATTTGGCTATGTTAGCGAGGC
This sequence is a window from Aegilops tauschii subsp. strangulata cultivar AL8/78 chromosome 7, Aet v6.0, whole genome shotgun sequence. Protein-coding genes within it:
- the LOC123495130 gene encoding uncharacterized protein, translating into MAARNSADPIQPAAVAAPSSSMLAADQVHQDTVAVSAGASRATGALPTQHGSPVMELAPQQPAVYLRRRRRAERLVETVLQQGADMAVPAPQEGAPVIVPQQGAPTAPHGHPLTRPAMQFAGASTTMAQPPLPAGPPSMTAMEHLQAAVDLMAKQPLPTPDHRHFGETSTNPLQGRDLEESNVERRMVAQHKLVLSLLDGLAHTRCDLALACGIQPPVRSMDTPALAAAVLSLPLPASLFTHGPTLPGPRTRSEIPARKAAYQFASEFYRSTARPEHPSQHRRTLQYE